AGATTGTCGCACCTACTGTTGAAGATGACGTGGCTTTTGGTTTGGAAAACGCCGGTGTCCCGTATGAGGACATGAGAAGGCGTGTATCTGATAGTATGTCTCGACTTGGATTAGAGGGGATGGAAAAGCGAGAGCCCCACCAACTTTCAGGGGGACAAAAGCAACGTGTGGCATTAGCTGGAGCTCTGGCACTAAAACCAGCTGTGATCATTCTTGATGAAGCCACATCAATGCTTGATCCATCTGGACGAGCCGAGGTGCTAACCCATATTAAACACCTCCGTGAGAACGAGAACATGACCATCATCACCATTACCCATGATGTAGAAGAAGCTCTCTTTGCTGACCGACTCGTGGTGTTAAAAGACGGTCAAGTGTTGAAAGAAGGGACCCCAGCTCACCTTCTAACAGACGTGACTTTTTTGCGAGAAGCCCATTTAAAAGCGCCTTTTACTATACAGCTGATAACTGAGCTGAAAAAGCATGGTGTGGACTTACGAAAAGACGCTCTCACGAGAGAGGAGCTAGTTGAGGCCATATGGACATACAAACAAACGCATTAACCTATACGTACATGGGGGGGACACCGTTTGAAAAAAAGGCGCTACATGACATGAACGTGACGATTCCTGAAGGACATTTCACGTCACTTCTCGGTCATACCGGTTCCGGAAAGTCCACGTTCGTGCAACATTTAAATGGGCTATTGAAACCAACATCTGGAAATGTGTCGATCGGTGACTGGACCATTCAAGCACATACGAAGCAAAAAGGCCTCTTTGAGCTTAGGAAACAGGTCGGTATGGTATTTCAATTTCCCGAGCACCAATTATTTCACGAAACCGTTTTGTTAGATACCGCCTATGGCCCTGAAAACTATGGTCTTTCAAAAGCGGATGCCAAGGAAAAAGCAGCCCATTATTTAAGGATGTGCGGGATACGTGATGACTTGTTTGACCGTTCCCCCTTTGATTTAAGCGGAGGACAAATGCGCCGCGTAGCTATCGCTGGTGTACTCGCCATTGAACCCCAGCTGCTCATTCTCGATGAACCAGCGGCAGGCCTTGATCCAGAAGCTCATCAGATGATGATGCAATTATTTTATGACTGGTTTAAGGCAGAAGAGAAACGAAGTATCATACTGGTCACGCACCATATGGAGGATGCTGCTTTGTATTCTGATGACATTATCGTCATGGATAAGGGGCACGTTTATATGAAAGGAACGCCAGCAGAGGTTTTCTCAAAAACGGACGAGCTCGAAGCATTTGATTTGTCCGTTCCAGAGTCCGTAAAGTTACTGTCATTGCTTAACGCTAAGGATGAAGAAGAGATTGATACGCAAGCCTTTACGCTAGATGACACCGTCAGTCGATTGCTCACCTATTTAGGGAAGGACGTGACGAGCCGTGTTTGATAATGTCATTATTGGACAGTTTGTCCCGCGAGAGTCCGTCATTCACCGCCTCGACCCGCGATCGAAATTAATTGCTGTGATGTTGTTCGTCATCTTTCTTTTTACTAGCAGGCATCCTGCTGTCCTGATAAGCGGGGGCCTACTTACTGTAACAGCATTTGCTTTGGCCAATATCCCCCTTCGTTTTTACATTAAAGGTATGCGGTTTATCGCTATTATTATTCTTTTTACGTTTATATTGCATGTGATCATGACGAACGAAGGAACGGTGCTGTGGGATGCAGGTTGGTTGACAGTTTATACCGGTGGTGTGATCGAGGGAGCGTTAATCGGGCTCCGTCTGCTTCTACTCATTATCATGACGACGCTATTAACACTGTCCACGACACCTGTAGACTTAACTGACGGAATGGAGTGGCTCATGCAGCCTTTAGCAAAAACGAAGGTGCCTACTCATGAATTAGCGCTCATGATGTCAATTGCATTAAGGTTTATTCCGACATTATTAGAAGAAACATCTAAAATTGCAAAAGCACAAATGGCAAGGGGAGCGAACTTTTCTCAAGGCTCCCTATGGCAACGCCTTAAAGCGATCGTGCCTATACTCATTCCACTTTTTGTTCAGGCATTTAAACGAGCAGAGGATTTAGCGACAGCGATGGAAGCGAGAGGCTATGCCGGCGGGGATGGCCGAACAAAATATAGACAACTAGCATGGGAGAGAAAAGACACGATTGTCATTGGTGTTTTCGTCCTGTTTTCGCTCATGACAATTATTTTGCAATGGATAGGATAGAGGTGAGAGTCAATGCAACGCCTATTAGCAACTTTATCATATGATGGCGCTCGTTTTCACGGATATCAAAGGCAGCCACATGAGCGATCGGTTCAAGGGGAGGTCGAAAAGGCATTAGCGACAATTCATAAAGCACCAAGCTGGCCGTCCACCTCATCGGGACGAACGGATGCAGGTGTTCACGGGATTCGTCAGCCTGTTCATTTTGATACACCATTAACGATACCTGAAGACCGCTGGCCAAAAGCCTTAAATAGCCTGTTGCCCGATGACATTCACGTACATACGTGTAGGCACGTTCCTGAGTCGTTTCACGCCCGCTATGATGCAGTAGGGAAAGAATACATTTATCGGCTTTCAACCGCCGCTGACTACAATGTGTTTCAGCGTCACTATATCTGCCATTACGACAGGGCGCTTAACATTGCAACCATGCAAGCGGCGGCCGGCCAATTTCTTGGGACACACGACTTTACGAGCTTTTCATCCGCGAAAACCGATGTGGTGGATAAAGTACGGACGATTTATTTCGTGGACATAGCAAAAGAGGGCGATGACTGGACGTTCAGGTTCATTGGCAGCGGCTTTTTATATCAGATGGTGCGCGTGTTAATGGGGACATTGTTAGAAGTAGGGAGCGGCGCTCGGCACCACGACGAGATAGGCACGATCATGGCGGCGAAAAACCGGGCACTGGCTGGAAAAACCGCACCTGCCCATGGGTTATACTTATCTCAAGTGTTTTATGACGATCAAACATTAGCTGATTACGTAAAAAAGTTTCAATAACAACGAAACCTGGTGTATTTTCAGGTTGACATGGCCCTTCATATATTATATGATGATTTATGGTATTCTTATGCCCACTAGCCCCGGGTACGGAATCGATCGTTGAAATGACAGTTAGATTTGGATAGTTTTTTGACTAGTAGGAGGGAAATAACGAATGCGTACAACATATATGGCAAAGCCACAAGACGTGGAGCGCAAGTGGTTCGTGGTTGACGCTGAAGGTAAAGCACTTGGACGCCTAGCTTCTGAAGTTGCCAGCATCCTTCGCGGTAAGCACAAGCCCACTTTTACGCCGCATATTGATACAGGTGATCACGTTATCGTGATTAACGCTGAAAAGATTCACTTAACAGGTAACAAACTTCAAGACAAAATGTACTACCGTCACAGCCGCTACCCTGGTTCATTGAAATCAATGTCTGCAGGTGAAATGCGTGACCGTAAACCAGAACGTTTGATCGAGCTTGCAATTAAAGGCATGCTTCCAAAAGGATCTCTTGGCCGTCAAATGGCAAAGAAATTAAATGTTTATGCTGGAAGTGAGCATCCACACCAAGCTCAAAAGCCAGAAGCATTAGAATTACGCGGTTAATATAGAAGGAGGGAATTTTCTTGGCACAAGTTCAATACTACGGAACAGGTCGTCGTAAGAACTCTGTTGCACGTGTTCGTCTCGTACCTGGAGACGGTAAAATCGTGATTAACAACCGTGACATCAACGACTACTTTGACCTTGAAACATTAAAAGTTATCGTAAAACAACCACTTGTTGAAACTCAAACGGAAGGCACATACGATGTGCTCGTTAACGTTGACGGCGGTGGATACACAGGACAGGCAGGCGCTATTCGCCACGGCGTTGCCCGTGCACTTCTTAAAGCTGACCCAGATTTCCGTCAGCAACTTAAAAAAGCAGGCTTCCTAACACGTGACGCACGTATGAAAGAGCGTAAGAAATACGGTCTTAAAGCAGCACGTCGTGCACCTCAGTTCTCAAAACGTTAATAAACCTTATATATCAAGGGTTTGCCCTCTTTGCTCTTATGGAGCAGGGAGGGTTTTTTTATGTCAATGGAGGGTAGGAGATGATATTACTAAAAAGGATATGAGTCTAAAAATTATAATTATAGTGCAAATAAGACGCATCAAGGTCGTTACTATGAATACGGTACACATAAAGGTAAAAAATTAGTAGTCGAGCATTCAAATGATAAAATAGCTCATACACATGCTGGAAGACCCCACCCAGATGAAAATCAATTTACTTACGACTTTAAAAAGGAGAGGTATACTAACATTTATGGAGCTAAAGAGATCATCATATTTATTACAATAAGTAAAGGAGAGGCGTATAGATGGCAAATAGACAAAACGTCATTCGAGAAAAAATTGCTCTAATGAGAGCTAAAGAAACAATTGAAAAATTTAAACATTTAGAACTTATAAGTTTTGAAAACTTCGATTCTCATTGGATCCAAGCTTTTACAGAACTTTTAAAGCAATTTAATTTAATAAATTCTACGCCAACTTATTCAAAGCCTATAGGAGATAGTGATGAAAGTTATCTAAGTTGGTTTGAAGATTCATTATCTTTTCTGAAAGAAAAAAACCAATGGTTTATATTAGTACCAAATTGTCTCCAACCTATTTGGGCGAATGTTAAAGTGAGACATTTTACTAAAGCTATTGAAGAATTGTGGACTATTTCCGAATCAAATAGTTTTCTAATCGCTGATAAATCGACAGGTAACGTTGCTAAAATATTTTGTGAAGAAAAAGATTACGAAATACATGTTGGAAAGTGTGATATTACTAAGGTCAAAAAATAATAGTTATAACTTTTAGGAACAAACTTGATTGCCTATGTACCACAAGGTATATTGTATTGGTGAAATTATCCCAAACAGATTACTTATGAAAGTTCGCAGAGGCAAGACGGTAGTAACCCCTGCAATCTTTTTTTATTTAAACAACATCTGAAACGTCTGAGATCCCGCAATCTCATCCACTTGTAAGTGGTTCTGTCGTTGGAAAGTACGGACATCGCTTCTTGTTTTGGATCCAAAGACATCATCTACAGCTCCTTGACTCGTCCCTTTACAATATGATAGGAGGAGGTAATGGTATTGAGTAACAAAGAAATTGAAGTGGTTAGTAAACTCCCTGCTTCAAAAAGATATGAATACTTTATAAAGAAAGTAGCTGACTTTGAGGAAGTTTGGGGATTATTCGATGAAGGGTGGGCGATCTCAGATCATAATGGAAATCATCTAATGCCCTTTTGGCCCAAAAAAAGAATTTGCAAATTTATGTGCAGTTGATGAGTGGAAGAATTATAAAGCAGAACCGATAGAGATTGAGGACTTTATGTAAGAATGGCTACCTAGTATGAAAGAGGATGGCATCAAACCTTCAATTTTTTGGAACAGTAATAATTTAGCCGTGTTAGAGATTGATACATTAATCTTAGATTAGAAGAAGGATTAAAAAAATATTGACTTAAAAACATTAAATACTATGTTTGATCTCACCCGCATAAAGGTAGCCTGTGTTTAAATTATTTCTTATCTCTTTCAAGAAGTTCTATTATCTTCTTTTGATTATTCGTTTGTTCTTTTAACAGGCTTATTACTGTTCCAATCCCGATAATAATCAAGGTCAATAAGATCCACATGAAAAAAAACCCCTTCCATATTGTTTGATAGTGGTCATCGTCACAAATCGCCTCCGGGGTTACAATCCTTAAAACGCAGGAAGGGAAACGTTGTCAGAGCACTAATCAAAATTATCGATAAGGGACCGTGCCGTGTTGGTCACTCTGGTATTTAAGTGCTCATCCTTGATTAAGAGACCCCTCTATCCGTTCAGAGATTACTTGAGAGATAATGATGAAGCAAGAATTGAAAAGGCCTGATCTTTTCCTGAAACAGACGTGTTTCAGGTTATTCGTGCTGGTAAATAAAAAAGAGCAGATGTTTTATCACCTCCTGCCATTCAACCAATAATGTACTTTTTTAAGTCTCTTTCTATAAAATGACTTCTTCTCCCGAATCAGTACAAACAAAATACATTTTATTGTTTTCTCTTATTAAAGTGATATCTGTGCCAACTGGCATATCAAAAATACTCATAATTGCAGGCTCTATTTCAACAACTGTTCCCCAATCACAAATGGACATATTCGATGCATCCGTAAGAAATTCTTCTGTATCATTATCAGACAAAAACCTCCACCCGTTATCAAGGTCATTTGCAGGAGTTTCTTTAATGCACCATTTTAATTTTCCTACACCTTTTAAAATATTATTTGATACAACACTACCACCTAATCCACTACTCTTTCTCAACTAATCACCCCCATAACTTTTTTCATATCATCAGTACCATGTTCTCCAATATCACAAACAAATCTTGAAAGGTATACAAGCCAATCAAGGCAATCGAATTCAACTATTTAAATATTTAAAATGTGCTCATTATGAAGATCTCTGTAATAAAAAATCCAATTAGTTATCACTATCTATTTCTTCTATGAATTCTAAAAACGAATCTTGGAGTTCCCCTTCTGTATCTTTAGAATCAAGCAGTAATTTAGGTTCTAACGAACAATTTTCCAAAGTCGAACTTCCATCAATTACCCCTAGCATGTTTGAAATAGTATCAATCATCGTTTGTTCAATTATCTTCATTAACGCATCTTTATTTTCGTCTGTTAAACTATCGTAAAGACCAATCGCTTTTTTCCAATAATCATCTGTTTTAGAAGTAACATTTGTTGTTTCATACAAGTCTTTGTATAGTTGAAGATTCTCTTTAACAATAGACTCATAAAGTGATTTAACAAAAATATCATTCATTTTATCTCCTCATTTCTTGATACATTTTTTTTGTTTAATTCAATAAGTTCTTTTAAAGCAGAATTCGGTATGTCATCATAGACTCTTCTAAGTTCCCTAGTATCTCTAGCCAATAACTGTCTAGGATTATCTATTCCTTTGTACTTCTTGACACTATTCCATTAGGTCCTTTAATGGTATGCCCCACCTTTAGAACATTAAGTGCAGGTGCGGTATTTAAATCATACTTATCTACTTATTTCTTCATTGCGGCTTTCTGTCCTGCATGGGGTGGGTATCAAGTTTTAATATCTTTATACGCTCCAACTTGATATTTACCCGTACTCTTAGCCACAGAGGCTATTGTTCTAGCCATAAACTCTTTTAAACCTTGAAAGGTATAATAAGGTAGACAGAGCAAGACGTTTTAAGCGTTGTCTAAGGCAATAGGTGATTACGTCCATTTTTATAATCATAATAGATATCAGAAAAGACTAAATGGCCTTAGTCCTATGGAATATAGAGCTAAAGCCGCATAATCGGTCAAGTAGACAGAGGACAGTTCATTTAGCCACCAGGTTTATACAATTATTCTTCGCATATTTTAATTATGTCTTTAGGTACAGGTTCAAAAATTAACACTTCTGATTTTGGATAAGGCCTCTTTATCAAATACTCTTCAAGTGTCATCATACTCTTCCAATATAGTTT
The Salipaludibacillus sp. LMS25 DNA segment above includes these coding regions:
- a CDS encoding energy-coupling factor transporter ATPase; translation: MSTEKLIEVKNVSFRYRDDGPYVVKGINLSIKRGEWLTILGHNGSGKSTLAKMFNALYTPNEGDVISFGHNTKKSDTWTKIRRQAAMVFQNPDNQIVAPTVEDDVAFGLENAGVPYEDMRRRVSDSMSRLGLEGMEKREPHQLSGGQKQRVALAGALALKPAVIILDEATSMLDPSGRAEVLTHIKHLRENENMTIITITHDVEEALFADRLVVLKDGQVLKEGTPAHLLTDVTFLREAHLKAPFTIQLITELKKHGVDLRKDALTREELVEAIWTYKQTH
- a CDS encoding energy-coupling factor transporter ATPase, with amino-acid sequence MDIQTNALTYTYMGGTPFEKKALHDMNVTIPEGHFTSLLGHTGSGKSTFVQHLNGLLKPTSGNVSIGDWTIQAHTKQKGLFELRKQVGMVFQFPEHQLFHETVLLDTAYGPENYGLSKADAKEKAAHYLRMCGIRDDLFDRSPFDLSGGQMRRVAIAGVLAIEPQLLILDEPAAGLDPEAHQMMMQLFYDWFKAEEKRSIILVTHHMEDAALYSDDIIVMDKGHVYMKGTPAEVFSKTDELEAFDLSVPESVKLLSLLNAKDEEEIDTQAFTLDDTVSRLLTYLGKDVTSRV
- a CDS encoding energy-coupling factor transporter transmembrane protein EcfT gives rise to the protein MFDNVIIGQFVPRESVIHRLDPRSKLIAVMLFVIFLFTSRHPAVLISGGLLTVTAFALANIPLRFYIKGMRFIAIIILFTFILHVIMTNEGTVLWDAGWLTVYTGGVIEGALIGLRLLLLIIMTTLLTLSTTPVDLTDGMEWLMQPLAKTKVPTHELALMMSIALRFIPTLLEETSKIAKAQMARGANFSQGSLWQRLKAIVPILIPLFVQAFKRAEDLATAMEARGYAGGDGRTKYRQLAWERKDTIVIGVFVLFSLMTIILQWIG
- the truA gene encoding tRNA pseudouridine(38-40) synthase TruA; protein product: MQRLLATLSYDGARFHGYQRQPHERSVQGEVEKALATIHKAPSWPSTSSGRTDAGVHGIRQPVHFDTPLTIPEDRWPKALNSLLPDDIHVHTCRHVPESFHARYDAVGKEYIYRLSTAADYNVFQRHYICHYDRALNIATMQAAAGQFLGTHDFTSFSSAKTDVVDKVRTIYFVDIAKEGDDWTFRFIGSGFLYQMVRVLMGTLLEVGSGARHHDEIGTIMAAKNRALAGKTAPAHGLYLSQVFYDDQTLADYVKKFQ
- the rplM gene encoding 50S ribosomal protein L13 — translated: MRTTYMAKPQDVERKWFVVDAEGKALGRLASEVASILRGKHKPTFTPHIDTGDHVIVINAEKIHLTGNKLQDKMYYRHSRYPGSLKSMSAGEMRDRKPERLIELAIKGMLPKGSLGRQMAKKLNVYAGSEHPHQAQKPEALELRG
- the rpsI gene encoding 30S ribosomal protein S9: MAQVQYYGTGRRKNSVARVRLVPGDGKIVINNRDINDYFDLETLKVIVKQPLVETQTEGTYDVLVNVDGGGYTGQAGAIRHGVARALLKADPDFRQQLKKAGFLTRDARMKERKKYGLKAARRAPQFSKR
- a CDS encoding DUF2750 domain-containing protein, whose translation is MVLSNKEIEVVSKLPASKRYEYFIKKVADFEEVWGLFDEGWAISDHNGNHLMPFWPKKRICKFMCS
- a CDS encoding DUF2185 domain-containing protein — encoded protein: MRKSSGLGGSVVSNNILKGVGKLKWCIKETPANDLDNGWRFLSDNDTEEFLTDASNMSICDWGTVVEIEPAIMSIFDMPVGTDITLIRENNKMYFVCTDSGEEVIL
- a CDS encoding transposase, encoding MNDIFVKSLYESIVKENLQLYKDLYETTNVTSKTDDYWKKAIGLYDSLTDENKDALMKIIEQTMIDTISNMLGVIDGSSTLENCSLEPKLLLDSKDTEGELQDSFLEFIEEIDSDN